The DNA sequence GACCCGTGAAGGTGTTCTCGTCGAGCGGGTCGCCGACGGAGATGTCCTTCGCGATTTCGACGTAGCGCTCCTTGAACTCGTCGTACACGTCCTCGTGGACGATGAGGCGCTCGCTGGAGACACAGCGCTGGCCCGTCGTCTTGAACGAGGACATGATGGCGCTGTGGACGGCGACGTCGAGGTCCGCCTCCTCCGTGACGATGATGCCGTTCTTGCCACCCATCTCACAGGCCGCGAGTTTGCCGGGTTCGCCGCCGACCTTGCCCGCGATCTTGTGACCGACTTCGGATGAACCGGTGAACAGGACGGTGTCCACGCGCTCGTCCTCGACGATGGCGTTTCCGGCGTCGCCGTAGCCCTGTACCATGTTGAACACGCCGTCCGGGAGACCGGCGTCCTCGAACATCTCGGCGATGATCTGACCGCACCACGGCGTCTGTTCTGCTGGCTTCCAGACGACCGTGTTCCCCTCGACCAGCGCGATGGCCATGTGCCAGAACGGGATGGCGACCGGGAAGTTCCACGGGGAGATACAACCGATGATGCCCCGCGGCTTGCGGCGCATGTAGGCGTCCTTGCTCGGAATCTCGCTCGGGACGACGTCACCGTGCGGGTGTCGGGCGTTGCCCGCGGCCCACTCGACCATGTGCGCGGCCTCGACGACGTCTGCTTTCCCTTCCGAGATTTCCTTCCCGCATTCCTTCGTGATGACTTCGCCGAGTTCGTCGGTTCGCTCTCGGAGTTCGTGGTAGATGTCCCACAGGTACTCCGCGCGGTTGATGTACGAAAGTTCGCGCCACTCGTCCTTCGCTTCCTCCGCGGCGTCGAGGGCGGCTTCGACGTCCTCGGGTGTTCCGCGGTGGAACTCGCCGAGCGACTCCTTCGTCGCCGGGTTGACGCTCTCGAACGTTTCGTCGCCCGCCCCGTCGTGCCACTCACCGTCGATGTAGTGACTGTAAACCTGCTCGCTGGCTTGTTGACTCATGTTGTACTCGGTAAAATTTGACGCGGCACCTTAAAAAAGACTCTTACTTGGAGAGCACACCGACGTGGGGTTCGGGGGAACACGGAAGAACTCCAAGCCGCTATTCGTCCTCTCCACGCCAGTAATCCACTTCGCCGTCGAGCGGGAAGTAGCCGCTCAACGTTCTCCCCTCGTGTTTTCCGGGTGCGGTCCCGGCGAATATACCCATCTTCCCGGAATCGGGATACACCGACACGTCGGGTTCGCGCATGGTCGAAAAACAGAGGTATCGAAGCGTCGCCTCGGAGTCGTTGATGACGCGGCGAGCGTACTCCTCCCCGACCGGGAACGCGACGTAATCGCCCGTTTCGAGGTCCCGTTCGTCGTTCTCGATTCGGAGCGTTCCCTCCCCGTCGAGGACGAAAATCGCCTCCTCGTTTCCGGTGTGGTAGTGGTACGGCCACGATTTCTTCCCCGGCGGGAGTTCGTACAGACTACAGCCCAACCGCTCGCCGCCTGCCGCACCACCGAGTTGCTTGCGACGGATCTGAAAGTTAGTGCCGTGTGATTTCTCGTCCCAGTCGATTGCGGATTCGTTGACGATTTGGGGTCGCCCGTCGGTCATACTCGATTAATCACAAACGGTTGATAAATAGGCACCGGCGAGCGGTTAGCCGCTCTCGGCCTCTTCCCTGTCGGCGAGCTTTTCGATTTCACCTTTGACGCTCGCGGCGTCGAAATCGTGGTCGGGGCGCATGTTCACGAAGTCGAGGAACTCGCGTGCGGCGAGCAACTCCTCCGGAGAATAGTGTTCGTTGGCGGCCAATACCGAGTCACGAGCGCCGATCAGCGGCGTGAGCGACGCCAGCGCGCACGCGAGGTCGTACGAACGGGCCTCGTCGATTCGCTCCTCGTTGACGCTCGTCGCGTCGATGAAGTATATCTCTCCGTCCGCGACGAGGACGTTCTCCCCGCGCAGGTCGCCGTGTGCGAGGTTGTGTTCGTGCATCCGTGCGAGCGCGCCGAACAGGTCGGGGGCGTACTTTCGTACGTCCGATTCGGGAATCCCCTCGAACGTCTCG is a window from the Haladaptatus sp. R4 genome containing:
- a CDS encoding cupin domain-containing protein; this translates as MTDGRPQIVNESAIDWDEKSHGTNFQIRRKQLGGAAGGERLGCSLYELPPGKKSWPYHYHTGNEEAIFVLDGEGTLRIENDERDLETGDYVAFPVGEEYARRVINDSEATLRYLCFSTMREPDVSVYPDSGKMGIFAGTAPGKHEGRTLSGYFPLDGEVDYWRGEDE
- a CDS encoding RIO1 family regulatory kinase/ATPase; the encoded protein is MGIRRLVRGTIEWPRIEAVIREIAERYDREEVRVEFIDADNWLSTPCVVDDEWFVKITTDQNSLVHALFTSVRNLGAFSSGTEGFFEHFAGPDEMAEHELEATKKMREIGLNVPAPIEAFEYDDLGVLVMEYLPSFETFEGIPESDVRKYAPDLFGALARMHEHNLAHGDLRGENVLVADGEIYFIDATSVNEERIDEARSYDLACALASLTPLIGARDSVLAANEHYSPEELLAAREFLDFVNMRPDHDFDAASVKGEIEKLADREEAESG
- a CDS encoding aldehyde dehydrogenase family protein, which encodes MSQQASEQVYSHYIDGEWHDGAGDETFESVNPATKESLGEFHRGTPEDVEAALDAAEEAKDEWRELSYINRAEYLWDIYHELRERTDELGEVITKECGKEISEGKADVVEAAHMVEWAAGNARHPHGDVVPSEIPSKDAYMRRKPRGIIGCISPWNFPVAIPFWHMAIALVEGNTVVWKPAEQTPWCGQIIAEMFEDAGLPDGVFNMVQGYGDAGNAIVEDERVDTVLFTGSSEVGHKIAGKVGGEPGKLAACEMGGKNGIIVTEEADLDVAVHSAIMSSFKTTGQRCVSSERLIVHEDVYDEFKERYVEIAKDISVGDPLDENTFTGPMVNEDQVEKFSKYNQLAKDEGANVLVDREELDDDEIPDGFEDGYWVGPFVYEVDYSPDLRCIHEEVFGPHVALMSYSGDIEEAVEIHNDTPYGLAGAIISEDYRQINYFRDYAEIGLAYANLPCIGAEVHLPFGGVKKSGNGYPSARESIEAVTERTAWTLNNSKDIEMAQGLSADIKTEDE